In the Rhodospirillaceae bacterium genome, CGCTCACCGGGTTCATTGGTTCCAGTTGTGATCCAAATGGTGTCGTGTTGCTCGTCATGCCCTGCGGCGATGTTGGCGAGGCCTGATTTTTGGTCAGCCCGTAAATGCCATTGTCATGCATTATCATCGTCATGTTCATGTTGTAGCGAATGGCGTGTATCCAGTGCGCGGTACCGATGCTACAGCAATCGCCGTCACCCGTGATAACAAAGACATGAAGGTCAGGGCGGCGCATTTTTATGCCCTCCGCGATTGGCAAGGCACGACCGTGTAGACCGTGAAAACCGTAGGTGTGCATGTAATGCGGAAACCGGCTTGAACAGCCAATTCCAGAGACGAACATTGTTTTCTCCGGGGCGAGCTGCTCGTCCCGGCACAACCGCTGGACGGCGGCAAGAATGGCATTATCGCCGCAACCGATACACCAGCGCGGAACACCGCTTTTGTAGTCCTCTATCGTGTAATCTTCTTCGAAGGATTTCAGCAGACACTGACGGGCGGAAGAGGTCATGGTCACGGTCCTTTCTTTTGCAACTTGTCACGGATCGCCCGAACGACAGAGCCAGGCTTTATCGGCTGTCCCTTGACCTCGGACCAGCAGTCGACATCGATCAGGTATCGCGCCCGTAGCAACAACGCTAATTCGGAATAGCGCCGATTGTCGGCATCGATGATTTCGTCTTCAATGTTGTCGGACCAGTTGCTTTCAACGGTCATGACTTTGTCAAACCGCTGCAACACTTCGCCGATGCCAGACGCCATCGGTTGAAGGAACTTTAGGTGCAGCGAAGACACCTTGCAGCCGTCCGCTCGCAGTCGGCTGATCGCTTCTTCAATGGCACCTTTGGTGCTCCCCCAGCCAACGACCAGGAGGTCTCCTTCATCGTCACCAAAAACCGTTGGTGTCTTTAGGGTTTTTTGCAAGGCCGCCAGTTTTAAGCTACGTGCCCGCATGCCCGTTTCGTTGGTCTCTGCCTTATAAGCAACCCGGCTCATTTCATCGTGGGCCAATCCGGTCAAGCAATGCATACCCCCCGGCTGTCCTGGAATGAGCCGGCGAGCAAGGCCCGTCTTCTCATTCCAATCGTAAGGTTTATCGCGGTGGGTGACGGCGCTCTGATCGACCGGTGGGGCAAACCACTCCTCGTTTATTTGAGGACGGGCAAATGGTTGCTGGGCCGATGCCAGATTAGCGTCGGTCAGCACAACGACAACCATATTGAACGTTTCGGCAATTTTGCGCGCCGTGATCATGGAATAAAAGCAGTCTTCTATATCCGCCGCAGCTATGACCACTTTGGGTGCATCCCCATGTCCGCCAAAGCAGGAAAATAGTAGATCACCCTGCTCCGCTTTCGTAGGCAACCCGGTACTAGGTCCCCCGCGTTGTACGTTCACGACCACCAGCGGAATTTCGCCCATGACCGCGAGCCCGATGGTTTCCTGCTTCAGGGAAAATCCAGGACCGGACGTGATCGTAACGGCGCACTTTCCGGCATAAGATGCTCCGATGGCGAATGCGCAGGCGGCGATTTCGTCTTCCGCCTGATGCACCAACCCGCCGACCGACTCGAACACACCGCTGAGATAATGCGACGCCGACGTGGCCGGTGTGATGGGATACATCGCACAAACCTCCATACCCGACGCCATGACGCCCAGTCCCAGCGCAATATTGCCATTAACGACAATTTGAGGCTTTTGGATTTCAGACGGCGGAATTCGGTATTTAATATCGAGATTTATTTCCGCCCATTCATGACCCGCTTCCAACAGCTTTACATTGTCACTGATTATGCGGTCGCTCTTCTTGGCAAAAATAAAGGCAACCTGTTCGCGAGCGATATCTAGGTCCAAGCTATAAATGCTGCAGAGAACGCCCAAAACGAACATATTTTTGCCCCGTGTGGGATCGGAAACATATTTAAGGCACTCTTCTTCTAAATTGGCTTCAATAATTTTATAGCCATCCGATGCGAGACGTTTGATCGTCTCGGCATACATCTCGGCAATTTTTGAATCCTTGTCACCGCGCCATTTACTTTCGAGCAGAATGGTGCAGCCCGGCTTGAGTTCTCCAGCCTGAACCCGGCTCAGGAGGACCTGCTCGTTAAAGCCGACAACTAAATCCGCCTCGTCGCCACCGTTGGTTACACGATGAGACGCCAGTCGAATACGGTTGCCACTGGTGCCGGCGATACTGCGTGCTGGAGGTTGAATTTCGGCGGGAATAATTTCGACGGTCCAAATGCCGTTTCCCATACGCGCAGCAATTGACCCAAATGCTTGACCGCACCGTTGTGCCCCCTCGCCTGAATCGCTGACGACTTCAACAATTTGTTCGTCCAACGTCAGTGCAGGTTTGCTTTTCGATGCCGCGCCCTGTTTTGAAGGGCTCGCGGTGGTCTTGGTCTTCTGCTTCTGTCGTTTTTTAGGTTTCAATAGGCTCGTATTCATTCTCTATTCCTATTCAGTCGGCAAGCCGAAGTTGGGAAAAATTTTTCTCCTTCGGGTCGATTCCAAACAGTGGGGTGGTCGTTTCTTCCGGCTCCGGGTCATAGATGGCGTCGGTATCACGAATTCCGAGATACGCTTTCATACCGTGTGCCGCTTTGCGTCCGGCACCCATGGCTAGGATCACGGTGGCTCCACCGGTCACAATATCTCCTCCGGCGTAAACCCCGGCCATTGATGTCGCCAGATTATCGTCCGTTTCGATATAACCCCACTTGTTGAGCTTCAGCTTGGAGGTCTGGCCAATAATTGGGTTGGCGCTGGTGCCGATGGCGTAGACCACCATGTCGGCTTCGAATTCGAATTCGCTACCTTCAAGAGGGACCGGACGACGGCGACCACTTTCGTCGGGTTCGCCTAGTTCCATGCGAATGCATCGCATGCCTCGGACGTTACCGTCATCATCGCCGAGAATTTCCACCGGTGCGGTCAGCCAGTGGAATTCAATACCTTCCTCTTCGGCGTGTTCTATTTCTTCGTCCCGGGCGGGGCTTTCGGCCTTGGTTCTGCGGTAAACACAGCTCACCTTCTCTGCGCCCAGTCTAAGTGGCACCCGCATTGCGTCCATTGCCGTATTACCGGAGCCAATTACAGCAAGGTGCTTGCCAAGATGCAGTGGCGTATCGTGCTTAGGGAAGTCGCCCGCGCCCATGAGGTTGCAGCGTGTCAGGAGTTCATTAGCCGAAAGCACACCATTGAGAAATTCTCCGGGTATGTCCATGAACCGGGGCGTCCCCGCGCCGGTGCCGACGAACACGGCATCATAGCCCATTTCATCAATCATCTGTTCTATCGTGAAAAGTCGACCGACCAGCGTATTACACTCAATCCTGACGCCCAGTCTCGTGAGGTTTGCCATCTCGGCATCAATGACCTCGTTGGGTAAGCGGAAGTCGGGAATGCCGTAGCGCAGCACACCGCCTGGTTTATGAAAGGCTTCATAGACGGTAACATCGCATCCCGCCTTGGCCATGTCGGCGGCGCATGCCACGCCAGCGGGACCCGAACCGACAATGCCGATCCTGTAACCATTAGGTTCGATATAGGGAACGTTGGTCCAGCCCTTCTCAATCGCTAGATCGCCAACCCAGCGTTCCAGCCTGCCGATGGCCACCGGCTCCAGCGTATCGCCGACCGGACAGACACCTTCGCACTGATCTTCCTGAGGACAAACACGCCCACAGATGGCCGGTAGTAAATTGGCGTCGCCGATGACGTCGTAGGCACCGCGAAAATCTTTCTCGATTACCTTGGCGATAAATTCCGGTATATTTATGCTGACGGGACAACCCGCGATACAGGCCGCTTCCGGACACATGAGGCAGCGCTCGCACTCGTTAAGCGCATCATCCAGTCCATAACCAAGCGCAACCTCGGCAAAATTATTGACCCTTTCCTTGGGGGCTTGCACTGGAATAGGTGTTCGTTCTTGCGGTATTGTTCGGATGGTTTTCTTTGCCATTACCCTGCTGCTACCTCTATCTAAGCCGTCGGCGTTTCCGCCGCACGGCACGATTCCGACCATTTTTCCATCGCCATCTTTTCATCTTCGGCAAACCGCCTGAGCCGATTCATGAGATCGTCGAAGTCCACTTGGTGACCATCGAAATCAGGTCCATCGACGCAGGCGAACTTGATCCCGTCGTCCACCTTGACCCGGCAGCCGCCGCACATGCCGGTTCCGTCGACCATGACCGGATTAAGACTGACGGTGGTTTTGATTCCTGCGGTGCGGGTTGTCTCCGCGCAGGCCTTCATCATGATGGGCGGGCCGATGGCGACCACTTCGCCGATATCGCTGTGTTGCTCCATTGCTGCCGTGATTCCTAGAGTTACCTGGCCCTTAATTCCGGCTGACCCATCGTCGGTACAAATAATGAATTCGTCGCAGGTATCTTTAAATTTGTCTTCCCAGAAAATCAGCTCCTTGGTCCTAAATCCGACGACACCAATCACATAGGCACCGCTTTCCTTGAAAGCGCGCGCCTGGGGAAACACCGGTGCTACACCCAGACCGCCGCCGACACAGACCACTTTCTTTACACCACCTATTTCACTCGGAAGTCCCATTGGACCGACGACGCTGAAAAGCCTGGTCCCTGTCTGGCAATTAATCTGCATTTCCTTGGTCGTTTTTCCAACCGCCTGAATGACCAGCGTGACCGTGCCTGCCTCTCGGTCAAAATCTGCGATCGTCAAGGGAATACGTTCGCCTTCCTCGTGCGAAATAACGATTACGAATTGGCCTGGTTGGGCTGCCCTGGCCAGCATTGGGTGTTGGATTTTCAGTAAGAACGTGACGTCCGAGAAATCCTGGCGTTCGACGATTTCTACGCTTGGATCCTCTTCAATTGGGCGCAATGGGCTAGGCGCCTGGCCGCTACCCAGTTCTGGGATCGAGTCTTCCGGCATCTCTCAAGAGTCCCCAAAATTGTTATTGTATCGAGGGCCAATAATAGTCTCTGAGAAGTTCGGCGGCCTTGACTTCGATCATTTCTGTATCGCGAAGAAACTATTCAAATATTATCGCGACCAACTACCGCTAATGGCCGAGGCTGTTGAAGAACACCGTTTTGAGACAATTTTGGGTGTTCGCGGTTAGGAGGCGCGGACCTTTTGTTTCCGCCTCGTCCAGGCTGCTATAGGACCGGTGGGCGATATGGCTTTATTTGAACGGATTTTCAGGTCCGGCGGTGTCTTTGATGGATGGCTAGGCGAAGGTTGCCACTTCCTTTGGTATTGCGTAACGAAGTTAACTGAATGCCCAGATATCTTCACAGTCACTTTACACTCTTTCGAAAAATGTATTAAATTTGCAATGTCTCGTCTTTTACTCGGTGCTAAGCAACAGGGACGCAGATAGCGTTCGCGGTTAGGGACCGCGTCTAAACCCGCTATCTGTATGGTAGATAAAGATAAAAAGGGGAAATCATTATGGCCGATACGTCGGAGGCTGCTGAAGCAGCCACGGAAGATCGTGGCTTTGCCACGCTTGAACTGCAACTCGACGACTATCCAGGACCGTTAAAGACCGCGTTGTTTGGTATTCAGCATGTTCTGGTGATGTTTACCGCAATGGTGGGGGGGCCGCTTATCGTTGGGCGTTTGCTCAAGCTGCCCGCCGATACGCAAGTCGATATGATTGCCGGCACGATGATCGGTTGTGGCATCGGCACGATGATTTCGGCGCTTGGGGTCGGCTTTATCGGCGCGCGTCTCCCTATCGTCATGGGTGTTTTCTACATCTTCATTGGCCCTCTTGTCGCGATCGGCAAAACCGCCGGTCTTGCTGCGGCGATGACGGCACTGATTATCGGTGGCCTCATCCAGTTCGCTTGGAGTCCGCTGATTGGTAAGATGCGCCGGTTCTTCCCGGCGATTGTCACGGGGACGACCATCCTCCTGATCGGTACAGGCCTGATGAAGATTGGTATTATGGTCGCGACCGGTTTTCGAACACCTGGGTTTGGACAACCGCTGACGCTGAGCTTGGCGTTGCTGATGATCGTCTTAATTGTCGTTATCGCCAGTTACACCAAGGGCTTCGTACGGGCCTTGTCATTGTTCGCAGCCATGGTCGTTGGTTATTTGGTCGCCGCGGCGTTCGGGATGCTGGATTTCTCAAAGGTCGCAGCAGCGCCTTGGGTTGCGGCTCCGAATCCGTTCCCCTATGGCGGCTTGGTTTGGCCTGGGCTCAGTGGTCTGATCGCCATCATAATTTGTTTCTTCGCAACATCGGTGGAGGTTACGGGTGATACCTTGGCCGTTAGCCGCATTGTCGGTGTTCCATCGGAGGACTGGCGTGTCCGAGGCGCTGTCGCCAATGACGGCATCGGTTCGGCCATATCGGCTGCGTTTGGTGGTATGGCGCTCACGTCGTACTCTCAGAATGTCGGGGTTATATCGCTGACCGGTATTGGCAGCCGTTTTGTGGTCGCCGCCGGTGGCGCGTTCCTGATCCTAATGGCGCTGGTTCCAAAGGTGGCAGCGACCATCGCGCTGATACCGGCACCGGTGCTCGGTGGCGTTTTATTGGTGATGTTTGGCATGGTGGCTTCGGTTGGGATCGACATTATTGGTCGAAACATAAAGGACCGCCGCGATGCACTGATTGTTGCAGTTGCCTTGGGTGTCGGCCTGGGAATCCAAGTCGCACCTCCGGGCGCCTTCAACGTGATTATGCCTGAGATTCGGCTTCTCACCAGCGATGGAATCGTCATGGGCATCATGACGGCGCTGGTCCTCAATATCATACTGCCGAAGGAGAAAGAGAAAGAATAAGAACGACACCGCGCCAACGGTTGCGGTGGTTGGTAGATATTAGAAAGACATTGCGAGGGCTGGCCTTCTCATAGCCAGCCCTCTCTCTTTTATGTGGACGTCGCATTTTGCAGCAATTAATTAATGACCAGACTGGTGTAGGGAACATCGAATTATGGCGGTTGAATTATTCGTAAATGGAACATTGATGAAGGGCTTGAAACTTCATAAAAATTTAGATGGCGCTGAGTTTTTAGGGGCGTTTACGACCAAGCCCATGTACCGGCTTTATTCGATCAACGATATTCATCCCGGCATGTTTAAGGTTTCCGAAGGCGGGGTCGCGGTGCGCGGCGAAATGTACCGTATGAGCGATGAAATATGGCGGCATGTGGAAGAAGGCGAGCCGCCAAACCTGTATTGCGGACCTGTTGAATTGGATAACGGTCAAACTGTTAATGGAATTCTGTTCCCGCAGGATATTGCCGAAGCCAATCACAAGGACATTTCTGAGTTCGGCGACTGGCGCGACTATATCGCATCTCAAAATAGCCAGACGCCCTAAGGGTCAATTTACGACGATTGTTGGCACCAACTCTAGCGTGCTAGGGTTTCTTGAAGAGGGTGATCGCAGGGAATGATCAATAAGGCACTGAAATGGAGCCAAATATGATGCGGCTCGCCGCACGATCCGTTGGAAGTGAAGCACCGTCATCCGCTGCTGATGGCATAGTCTGCGGTGTGTTCGACCGAACCTGTAATATCCAGCTCACAGATGGGAGCTTGTTAACCTGCGCCACTTCGGATTATTTCGACATGCCTCGGGGAGTCCGTGTCCGGGAAGCAAACGGTTTCAAGTTTAACGCGGTTATACCAGGAGGTGCAGCGGCCAATTTACGGGGTGGCATTCTCAGGTTCGCTGGAAGTGGCCTCGCAATTGATCTTCGCGGCGCGCATGTCTGGACACAGAAATTCAAGCCGGTTTCCCGTCCTTCGGTACGAGACATATTAGCCTTCGGTTTCGAGGTAGGTCCATTCAGTGAACGAGATTCCGAATTCTCGGTGCGGGACTTGATTGGCAGAGGGCCTGGATTAACACCTGAAGGGGACGACACTCTGACAGGACTCCTCGCCGCGCCGATGCTCGTGGCGCCAGATCGACCCGAGAGCCAAGCTTTGTCTCGGGACGTCCTGAGCCACCTTCACGCCACCAATGATATCAGTCGCCAAATGCTTTTCGATGCGGCACAGGGGTTGTTTATCGAGCCGATTATCTCGATGCTTTCTGCGCTTTATGGACAGGGGTGCGTTCAAAAATCCAGCCAGAATCTACGCGCCGTCGGCGAGAGTTCAGGGCCGGCTATGTTATTAGGAATTTTAGCAGGCGTGGCTGACGTGGAAAATTTTAATCTTCAACGACAAGCGGCGTGACCAAGAACGATATGCAAACCGAATTTAAAATCCTGCCAAACGTTTACCGCGACTCGGTCGCGTTGATGCAGATTTCGTCCAAGCTGTGTGCTCTTCCAGGCATTATCCAAGCGTCCGCCATCATGGCGACCGAGGCCAACATTGACCTTTTGCTCGAGGCCGGCCTAATTGAAAAAGCCGTCCCTGCCCAACCCAACAATCTTTTGATTACCATTCAAGGCGATAACGCGAATTCCGTGGAAGCTGCTCTTGGCGAGGCGGAGGCCTCTATTGAGGGAGAAAAGTTGAGCCCAGCCAGCGGCGAGGATGAAGCCTTCGCACCCTGCAATATTGAAATGGCATTGGATGAACTTCCTGATGCCCAATTGGCATTAATATCGTGTCCTGGCGAATATGCGGGCGCGGAAGCTGAAAAAGCTTTGCGCCTCGGGCTCGATGTGATGATTTTCAGCGACAACGTTTCTGTTGAGGACGAAGTGGCCCTCAAGCAATTGGCTGCCGATACGGACAGGCTGGTCATGGGACCTGACTGTGGCACGGCGATCATGAACGGCATTCCCTTAGGCTTTGCAAATGTCGTGTCTCATGGTGATATCGGCATCGTCGCCGCCTCCGGCACGGGATTGCAGCAGGTTTCCTGCCTCGTCGATTCCCTAGGCGGCGGCATTTCGCAGGCCCTTGGAACGGGGGGACGGGACCTTAGCGCCGAGGTCGGCGGACGATCAATGATCAAGGGTCTTAATTTACTGGCTGATGATGAAACGACGGCGGTAATTGTTCTGATTTCAAAACCACCTGCCCAGGAAGTCGCCGAAAAAGTTTTGGCCGTGGCAGCTGCCTGCGGCAAACCGGTTGTGGTGAATTTTTTGGGTGCTGAACCAGATTCCATGCGACGGGAGAATACTTACCCCGCTGTAACGCTCGAACATGCAGCCCATATAGCTGTCGAATTGTCGAAAGGGAATAAAGCCTTATCGAACGACTTATCCCGGCATGGGTTGGGGGAGCCTGAGATTAAAGAACTTGTCTCTCCTTTGTCGGACAGCCAAAAGTTTGTCCGTGGTCTTTATAGTGGCGGCACGTTCAGTTATGAGGCAATGCTGCTTTTGGAATCTGAGATCGGCCCAGTGAATTCCGCCTCGCCCCTTACGCCCGCGCATAAGCTCAACGATATTTGGTCGAGCACCGGAAACACGGTTCTGGATCTTGGTGACGATAATTTTACCCGCGGGCGGCCCCATCCGATGATCGATCACAGGCTACGTCATGATCGAATTCTGCAGGAAGCAAAGGATCCGGAAACCGCGGTGATATTATTTGACGTTGTTACAGGATACGGTTCCCACCCTGACCCAGCTGGCGAGATGGCGGCGTCAATCAGCGCTGCGGCAAACGGCGCATACAGTCCAATTTTCGTCGGGTTTGTCTGTGGGACGAACGCGGACCCCCAAAATCGTTCGGACCAGGAGAAAAAATTGCGGGACGCTGGCGCGGTGGTCGTCAGTAACAACGCTCAGGCAGTTCGGCTGACTGGGGATTTCATAGCTAAACTGGGGGATGGGAAATGACCGACACTGCCCAACAATCTCTCAGTGTCATAAACGTCGGCCTCGCATCTTTCGCCGATGCCATCAACGAGTCGGGCGGCACAGCGGTTCATGTGGATTGGCGCCCGCCTGCCGACGGAGACATGAAGGTAGCCAGGGCGCTCGCGGGTCTCGTGAACAATGAGAGAATTGAGAGCGCCAATCGAACCGCATTTGAAAGGTACCTGACGGCCCAGCCCATCCTGAAAGGCGTTGGCCGGGCAGGCGATGTTATCCCGGGCATAGGCGAACGTATGATTTTGCATTCCGGGCCACCGATCCATTGGGACAATGTGTGCGGCCCAGTGCATGGAGCGATCATCGGGGCCATCCTGTTTGAAGGATGGGCCGATAACGAGAAATCGGCGGAGGCCTTGCTCAAGAGTGGTGAGGTAACCATCGCACCCTGTCACCACCATGCAACCGTCGGACCCATGGCGGGCATTACGAGTCCTTCCATGCCGGTTTGGATGGTCTCGGATGCGGACGGCAGCAATCAGGCCTTCACCAATCTGAACGAGGGACTTGGCAAGGTCCTTCGCTTCGGCGCAAACAGCCCAGACGTGATTGAGCGGCTCAGGTGGATGCAAAACACACTGGCACGCGTGCTTGGTGCCGCTACTTCGGCCAGCGATGGGATCGACATTAAAACCATCATGGCCCAGGCTCTTAATATGGGCGACGAGGTCCACAACCGGAATGCGGCTTCTACAGGGTTGCTGCTCAAGCAACTCGTGCCCCATGCCTTGCGCGCGGGTCTTCCGGCGGATGATGTCGCGCAGGCGATTGAGTTCATTTCCGGCAATGATCATTTCTTTCTCAATGTTTCGATGGCGGCATGCAAATCGATGCTTGATGCGGCGCACGGCGTGCCCAACAGCTCCATGGTGACGGCAATGGCGCGAAACGGGGTTGAGTTTGGCATTCGTGTCAGTGGCTGCGGTGACCAATGGTTTACCACGCCGGCTCCCGTGGTTGATGGTCTTTACTTCCCATCTTATTCCATCGATGACGCAGCCCCCGATTTGGGCGATAGCGCAATCACCGAGACGGCCGGGCTCGGAGGGTTCGCCATGGCTGCAGCGCCGGCAATTGTCCAGTTTGTGGGCGGCACCCCAGCCGATGCCATCCGGCGCAGTCGGGAAATGCAGCCCATTACCATCGGGCGCAACAACGCCTTCACCATTCCGGCTCTTGATTTCGGAGCTACCGCCGCTGGGATCGATGTCCGCAAAGTCGTTGATACAGGAATCCAGCCGATCATTAATACTGGGATCGCTCACAAGGATGCGGGCGTCGGCCAAATTGGCGCTGGTATCACCCGGGCCCCAATGGCCTGTTTCACGCAAGCCGTTATGTCGTTGACGGAGACGCTAACCAGATAGGAAGTTCGACCGATGACGAAGGAAATTCGCACAGCTGTCGTAGCCGTTGGAGGTAACTCCCTCATCGTGGATGAATTGCACCAGACAATTCCCGATCAATACGAGGCGGCAGTCAATACGGTCA is a window encoding:
- a CDS encoding 2-oxoglutarate oxidoreductase, whose product is MTSSARQCLLKSFEEDYTIEDYKSGVPRWCIGCGDNAILAAVQRLCRDEQLAPEKTMFVSGIGCSSRFPHYMHTYGFHGLHGRALPIAEGIKMRRPDLHVFVITGDGDCCSIGTAHWIHAIRYNMNMTMIMHDNGIYGLTKNQASPTSPQGMTSNTTPFGSQLEPMNPVSVTLGIRNVSFVAQAVDWIPELLHDIIAEAYHHKGFSFVRVLQRCPEFMPDRYDEWVQDPDRMLLLHHQDGLQLSPGVSSVYHRQEEHDPANKNRAREIASVNDPIPVGVLYRDPEVPCYEDLRKPDRLYTPDIVESVLEKEFDKFTINPAG
- a CDS encoding 2-oxoacid:acceptor oxidoreductase subunit alpha; protein product: MNTSLLKPKKRQKQKTKTTASPSKQGAASKSKPALTLDEQIVEVVSDSGEGAQRCGQAFGSIAARMGNGIWTVEIIPAEIQPPARSIAGTSGNRIRLASHRVTNGGDEADLVVGFNEQVLLSRVQAGELKPGCTILLESKWRGDKDSKIAEMYAETIKRLASDGYKIIEANLEEECLKYVSDPTRGKNMFVLGVLCSIYSLDLDIAREQVAFIFAKKSDRIISDNVKLLEAGHEWAEINLDIKYRIPPSEIQKPQIVVNGNIALGLGVMASGMEVCAMYPITPATSASHYLSGVFESVGGLVHQAEDEIAACAFAIGASYAGKCAVTITSGPGFSLKQETIGLAVMGEIPLVVVNVQRGGPSTGLPTKAEQGDLLFSCFGGHGDAPKVVIAAADIEDCFYSMITARKIAETFNMVVVVLTDANLASAQQPFARPQINEEWFAPPVDQSAVTHRDKPYDWNEKTGLARRLIPGQPGGMHCLTGLAHDEMSRVAYKAETNETGMRARSLKLAALQKTLKTPTVFGDDEGDLLVVGWGSTKGAIEEAISRLRADGCKVSSLHLKFLQPMASGIGEVLQRFDKVMTVESNWSDNIEDEIIDADNRRYSELALLLRARYLIDVDCWSEVKGQPIKPGSVVRAIRDKLQKKGP
- the gltA gene encoding NADPH-dependent glutamate synthase, yielding MAKKTIRTIPQERTPIPVQAPKERVNNFAEVALGYGLDDALNECERCLMCPEAACIAGCPVSINIPEFIAKVIEKDFRGAYDVIGDANLLPAICGRVCPQEDQCEGVCPVGDTLEPVAIGRLERWVGDLAIEKGWTNVPYIEPNGYRIGIVGSGPAGVACAADMAKAGCDVTVYEAFHKPGGVLRYGIPDFRLPNEVIDAEMANLTRLGVRIECNTLVGRLFTIEQMIDEMGYDAVFVGTGAGTPRFMDIPGEFLNGVLSANELLTRCNLMGAGDFPKHDTPLHLGKHLAVIGSGNTAMDAMRVPLRLGAEKVSCVYRRTKAESPARDEEIEHAEEEGIEFHWLTAPVEILGDDDGNVRGMRCIRMELGEPDESGRRRPVPLEGSEFEFEADMVVYAIGTSANPIIGQTSKLKLNKWGYIETDDNLATSMAGVYAGGDIVTGGATVILAMGAGRKAAHGMKAYLGIRDTDAIYDPEPEETTTPLFGIDPKEKNFSQLRLAD
- a CDS encoding sulfide/dihydroorotate dehydrogenase-like FAD/NAD-binding protein, whose product is MPEDSIPELGSGQAPSPLRPIEEDPSVEIVERQDFSDVTFLLKIQHPMLARAAQPGQFVIVISHEEGERIPLTIADFDREAGTVTLVIQAVGKTTKEMQINCQTGTRLFSVVGPMGLPSEIGGVKKVVCVGGGLGVAPVFPQARAFKESGAYVIGVVGFRTKELIFWEDKFKDTCDEFIICTDDGSAGIKGQVTLGITAAMEQHSDIGEVVAIGPPIMMKACAETTRTAGIKTTVSLNPVMVDGTGMCGGCRVKVDDGIKFACVDGPDFDGHQVDFDDLMNRLRRFAEDEKMAMEKWSESCRAAETPTA
- a CDS encoding purine/pyrimidine permease — encoded protein: MADTSEAAEAATEDRGFATLELQLDDYPGPLKTALFGIQHVLVMFTAMVGGPLIVGRLLKLPADTQVDMIAGTMIGCGIGTMISALGVGFIGARLPIVMGVFYIFIGPLVAIGKTAGLAAAMTALIIGGLIQFAWSPLIGKMRRFFPAIVTGTTILLIGTGLMKIGIMVATGFRTPGFGQPLTLSLALLMIVLIVVIASYTKGFVRALSLFAAMVVGYLVAAAFGMLDFSKVAAAPWVAAPNPFPYGGLVWPGLSGLIAIIICFFATSVEVTGDTLAVSRIVGVPSEDWRVRGAVANDGIGSAISAAFGGMALTSYSQNVGVISLTGIGSRFVVAAGGAFLILMALVPKVAATIALIPAPVLGGVLLVMFGMVASVGIDIIGRNIKDRRDALIVAVALGVGLGIQVAPPGAFNVIMPEIRLLTSDGIVMGIMTALVLNIILPKEKEKE
- a CDS encoding glutamyl-tRNA amidotransferase; its protein translation is MAVELFVNGTLMKGLKLHKNLDGAEFLGAFTTKPMYRLYSINDIHPGMFKVSEGGVAVRGEMYRMSDEIWRHVEEGEPPNLYCGPVELDNGQTVNGILFPQDIAEANHKDISEFGDWRDYIASQNSQTP
- a CDS encoding DUF2877 domain-containing protein, producing the protein MMRLAARSVGSEAPSSAADGIVCGVFDRTCNIQLTDGSLLTCATSDYFDMPRGVRVREANGFKFNAVIPGGAAANLRGGILRFAGSGLAIDLRGAHVWTQKFKPVSRPSVRDILAFGFEVGPFSERDSEFSVRDLIGRGPGLTPEGDDTLTGLLAAPMLVAPDRPESQALSRDVLSHLHATNDISRQMLFDAAQGLFIEPIISMLSALYGQGCVQKSSQNLRAVGESSGPAMLLGILAGVADVENFNLQRQAA
- the fdrA gene encoding acyl-CoA synthetase FdrA; this encodes MTKNDMQTEFKILPNVYRDSVALMQISSKLCALPGIIQASAIMATEANIDLLLEAGLIEKAVPAQPNNLLITIQGDNANSVEAALGEAEASIEGEKLSPASGEDEAFAPCNIEMALDELPDAQLALISCPGEYAGAEAEKALRLGLDVMIFSDNVSVEDEVALKQLAADTDRLVMGPDCGTAIMNGIPLGFANVVSHGDIGIVAASGTGLQQVSCLVDSLGGGISQALGTGGRDLSAEVGGRSMIKGLNLLADDETTAVIVLISKPPAQEVAEKVLAVAAACGKPVVVNFLGAEPDSMRRENTYPAVTLEHAAHIAVELSKGNKALSNDLSRHGLGEPEIKELVSPLSDSQKFVRGLYSGGTFSYEAMLLLESEIGPVNSASPLTPAHKLNDIWSSTGNTVLDLGDDNFTRGRPHPMIDHRLRHDRILQEAKDPETAVILFDVVTGYGSHPDPAGEMAASISAAANGAYSPIFVGFVCGTNADPQNRSDQEKKLRDAGAVVVSNNAQAVRLTGDFIAKLGDGK
- a CDS encoding DUF1116 domain-containing protein, which codes for MTDTAQQSLSVINVGLASFADAINESGGTAVHVDWRPPADGDMKVARALAGLVNNERIESANRTAFERYLTAQPILKGVGRAGDVIPGIGERMILHSGPPIHWDNVCGPVHGAIIGAILFEGWADNEKSAEALLKSGEVTIAPCHHHATVGPMAGITSPSMPVWMVSDADGSNQAFTNLNEGLGKVLRFGANSPDVIERLRWMQNTLARVLGAATSASDGIDIKTIMAQALNMGDEVHNRNAASTGLLLKQLVPHALRAGLPADDVAQAIEFISGNDHFFLNVSMAACKSMLDAAHGVPNSSMVTAMARNGVEFGIRVSGCGDQWFTTPAPVVDGLYFPSYSIDDAAPDLGDSAITETAGLGGFAMAAAPAIVQFVGGTPADAIRRSREMQPITIGRNNAFTIPALDFGATAAGIDVRKVVDTGIQPIINTGIAHKDAGVGQIGAGITRAPMACFTQAVMSLTETLTR